A region of the Pseudorasbora parva isolate DD20220531a chromosome 18, ASM2467924v1, whole genome shotgun sequence genome:
aaataaaaagaataataaaaagtaCCGCTAAAAGTCAGCTTGTGGTACTGCAGTCACAAAACATGCTGTCACTTTACACTGCAAAGTCCACCTAAACCTCACGGCAAGGTACATTTAGACACAACTTTAAATGTGAAACTGAAGTATAATTTCAGaggaaaaaacatgtttatcacATACTTGCATGTTATGCTTTTGACAACACACATGCCCAGAAATATATGCCCAGAAATAATAGGCATATTTATTAACTTAAGAAAGTCAAATGTTTCAATTGCAGATTTTATGATGAACATATGCAGGAGAGTTTGCCATTGCGGTGCAGAAAAAGAATAGGCTGCACAAAACCAGCCAGAATAAAACAAGTCAAACTAGTGAACCAAACTGTTGGAGTATTTTCTGCTGACAGAATTATAGCGATTCCTGTGATTGCAAATGGGAAATATAGTATAATCATGTTCACAGTGGTTATTAGTATCAGATAAAACGCTCTTCTCTTCATGTGGTTTTCCTCCTTTCTTTCTCTTACTCTTTCTCCTGGTCCTGACTGCTTCAGAGCTCTGAGAACAGCCACAAGACAAAACAACTGGATGAAGATGATCAGTGTAAGCTGCATCGACGTGAACCATGCATGTGCATGAATGTTCTTTGAGGTTACATTAAATGCGCAGATCAAACAGGAGCCAAGATTAATGATCCATATAGCCATGCAGCAGATCACTCTATATCTGAGAGGTTTGTACTTCAGAAAGGTTACAGGATGAACCACTGCCAGGTAACGCTCAACACACATCACACACTGAAACAGAGGACGACCGGTGAATGAAAGTCCCATTAAAAACGCATCGAATATCTCAAGGATTGAAATCCACCGTGATGGTATAAAGACCAAACTATTCAGACAGACACCAAGCTCACAAACACAGAGATTGAGGGTGAAGATCTCTGATGCAATTCCACTTCCAGCTCTTGTGACGATGAGCCATATCATATAGGAGTGTGTAGGAAGACTAAAAAGCAAATTGATGCAGTACAAACAGATTTCCAGACAGTCTATTGGGCTAATGGAGTTTGTAGATTTTTCAGGTGTGGTGAAGTTCACTGTAGAGTTATCCATCTCTGACTCTGTCTTATCAGTTCAGCAGCtcacaaaatgtaatattgtaacCATGATCTAAAAAGAGAGAAGTGTGAATGACCCaggtattattttattaaataaatgtccaATGAACAAACAATCCAGTCTGCAATTTTACAACGTTTCCAATTTAAACCAAAAGAACCAGAGTGCATAATTATAACATGACTGCAAATTAGGGATCTATATTCATTGGAATTTGGGTTAATTTACATTCAAGTACATCTCCCATGAACAGATTTCTTTTCAGTTGTAACTTctgtaaacaaaaacaaaaaactagcTCAGTCTTATTTTGCTCGatagcttaaagggttaaatttGCACTGTGCAATGTCAAATCAACAGAGTAATATTTTTGCAGTATTGTtgtggttaaaaacaagaaatttaaataaatagagTTTGTCACCTGAATTGTGAAAGCCCCGTCTCTCTTGATGTATACACCTCTGCTATGTTTTGTAGACTGACTCACAGAATCCATAAATATATGGATGActtcagaaaaaaatgtaaacatgcaaatattttaagtttaaaaaaaaaaaaaaagttggtggTGGTGGGTTGTACCATACATAGAACGTCACCAGTGTGGCAGCTGAAGAAGGCACATGAAAACTCTGTGAAAGAATTGAAAACTAAAAGATGTCGCTAGACATGCATGTAGAATGAAGTTAAAACGGTTTACTccaattgtgaggaaaaaagcCACAAATCTGGGATTTAAAGttgcaattacattttatatgattttttattttcattcttCCATGTTTCCCATAACCACACCGTGTACGTTAATGTCTGTCTATTAAAGAGAAGAGCAGCATGTAGCCTAGTTTGTAACACTAAAACATGG
Encoded here:
- the LOC137047104 gene encoding chemokine XC receptor 1-like, giving the protein MDNSTVNFTTPEKSTNSISPIDCLEICLYCINLLFSLPTHSYMIWLIVTRAGSGIASEIFTLNLCVCELGVCLNSLVFIPSRWISILEIFDAFLMGLSFTGRPLFQCVMCVERYLAVVHPVTFLKYKPLRYRVICCMAIWIINLGSCLICAFNVTSKNIHAHAWFTSMQLTLIIFIQLFCLVAVLRALKQSGPGERVRERKEENHMKRRAFYLILITTVNMIILYFPFAITGIAIILSAENTPTVWFTSLTCFILAGFVQPILFLHRNGKLSCICSS